In Anguilla rostrata isolate EN2019 chromosome 1, ASM1855537v3, whole genome shotgun sequence, a genomic segment contains:
- the med18 gene encoding mediator of RNA polymerase II transcription subunit 18 isoform X1 — MLSGVCTPGGRGRLLERAHRDILKNHMMMWSLLTCTMTFASLATLILTAQTGALSHFNEKRLEARLGDEVIIPCTDHEVNLLDAYRWFYRKNSQASKRDMIFQNNKAGLNHISSHLWKEKKTLRNFSLVIMNFKEEDQGIYTCEICPGTGQVCTKGLDTSLLLIKESPPAVPKRVYAAEGGNFTHPCYGGAGGSGPSASWTFRRFGEPSPAPWSHQRGGLQPNGSIFIRDVQASDAGTYSCVRGRNSDLTQTLLSLSLCVLTAGPVGSSVSRGSPLTCSVHCDVSPEPVVLPRAPGESSGVAAVVVETGTVTFQVRPGEREGTVVCYANETGESGVEDSTLHLDTENNQEDANTTPLALFLCVSLASGFCTLAIFLGFVFLCRRRLIAAFPTADEPSGDVLCPKRTRDTTPEMGEAAIIYSVLEIKQPEKDRVLVREDGCVYSTIQHQ; from the exons ATGCTCTCGGGGGTTTGCACCCCAGGTGGTCGTGGACGTCTGCTCGAAAGGGCACACCGAGACATTCTGAAAAACCACAtg ATGATGTGGAGTTTGTTAACATGCACCATGACGTTCGCCAGCCTCGCTACCCTGATTCTGACCGCTCAGACCGGGGCTCTGTCGCACTTTAATG AAAAACGCCTGGAAGCCCGACTTGGGGATGAAGTCATAATTCCATGCACGGACCATGAAGTCAATCTCCTAGATGCTTACCGGTGGTTCTACAGGAAAAACAGCCAAGCAAGCAAGCGTGATATGATATTTCAGAATAACAAAGCTGGACTGAATCATATAAGCAGTCATTtatggaaagaaaagaaaactctTCGTAACTTTTCACTGGTCATCATGAATTTCAAAGAAGAGGACCAAGGAATCTACACCTGTGAGATCTGCCCAGGTACTGGTCAAGTGTGCACCAAAGGATTAGACACTTCCCTGCTTCTGATAAAAG aaTCACCTCCAGCCGTCCCAAAGAGGGTGTACGCGGCTGAGGGGGGTAATTTTACCCACCCTTGCTACGGCGGGGCAGGGGGCTCGGGCCCATCGGCTTCATGGACGTTTCGGCGGTTTGGAGAGCCATCCCCCGCCCCATGGTCCCATCAGAGAGGGGGGCTACAGCCCAATGGTTCCATCTTCATACGGGATGTCCAGGCATCAGATGCTGGGACCTACAGTTGCGTGAGAGGGAGGAACTCTGACCTGACACAGACACTGCTGTcactcagtctgtgtgtgctcacag CCGGGCCTGTCGGCTCAAGCGTCAGCCGTGGTTCCCCCCTGACCTGCTCTGTCCATTGTGACGTGAGCCCGGAGCCCGTCGTTCTGCCCCGGGCCCCGGGTGAATCCTCTGGAGTTGCCGCGGTTGTCGTGGAAACTGGCACAGTGACCTTCCAAGTGCGTCCCGGAGAGCGCGAGGGGACGGTGGTGTGCTACGCGAATGAGACGGGAGAAAGCGGGGTAGAGGATTCCACATTGCATTTAGACACAG AAAATAATCAGGAAGACGCAAACACAACCCCCCTGgcgctgtttttgtgtgtgtcactgGCATCGGGTTTTTGCACGTTGGCTATTTTTCTcggttttgtgtttctgtgtagaCGAAGACTAATCGCAG CGTTTCCTACAGCCGATGAGCCGTCTGGTGATGTGCTTTGCCCTAAGCGCACCAGAGACACGACACCAGAG atgggtGAAGCGGCAATTATTTATTCTGTCTTGGAAATAAAACAGCCCGAAAAAGACCGTGTGCTCGTACGAGAAGATGGATGCGTTTACAGTACGATACAGCACCAGTGA
- the med18 gene encoding mediator of RNA polymerase II transcription subunit 18 isoform X3 — protein MLSGVCTPGGRGRLLERAHRDILKNHMMMWSLLTCTMTFASLATLILTAQTGALSHFNEKRLEARLGDEVIIPCTDHEVNLLDAYRWFYRKNSQASKRDMIFQNNKAGLNHISSHLWKEKKTLRNFSLVIMNFKEEDQGIYTCEICPESPPAVPKRVYAAEGGNFTHPCYGGAGGSGPSASWTFRRFGEPSPAPWSHQRGGLQPNGSIFIRDVQASDAGTYSCVRGRNSDLTQTLLSLSLCVLTAGPVGSSVSRGSPLTCSVHCDVSPEPVVLPRAPGESSGVAAVVVETGTVTFQVRPGEREGTVVCYANETGESGVEDSTLHLDTENNQEDANTTPLALFLCVSLASGFCTLAIFLGFVFLCRRRLIAAFPTADEPSGDVLCPKRTRDTTPEMGEAAIIYSVLEIKQPEKDRVLVREDGCVYSTIQHQ, from the exons ATGCTCTCGGGGGTTTGCACCCCAGGTGGTCGTGGACGTCTGCTCGAAAGGGCACACCGAGACATTCTGAAAAACCACAtg ATGATGTGGAGTTTGTTAACATGCACCATGACGTTCGCCAGCCTCGCTACCCTGATTCTGACCGCTCAGACCGGGGCTCTGTCGCACTTTAATG AAAAACGCCTGGAAGCCCGACTTGGGGATGAAGTCATAATTCCATGCACGGACCATGAAGTCAATCTCCTAGATGCTTACCGGTGGTTCTACAGGAAAAACAGCCAAGCAAGCAAGCGTGATATGATATTTCAGAATAACAAAGCTGGACTGAATCATATAAGCAGTCATTtatggaaagaaaagaaaactctTCGTAACTTTTCACTGGTCATCATGAATTTCAAAGAAGAGGACCAAGGAATCTACACCTGTGAGATCTGCCCAG aaTCACCTCCAGCCGTCCCAAAGAGGGTGTACGCGGCTGAGGGGGGTAATTTTACCCACCCTTGCTACGGCGGGGCAGGGGGCTCGGGCCCATCGGCTTCATGGACGTTTCGGCGGTTTGGAGAGCCATCCCCCGCCCCATGGTCCCATCAGAGAGGGGGGCTACAGCCCAATGGTTCCATCTTCATACGGGATGTCCAGGCATCAGATGCTGGGACCTACAGTTGCGTGAGAGGGAGGAACTCTGACCTGACACAGACACTGCTGTcactcagtctgtgtgtgctcacag CCGGGCCTGTCGGCTCAAGCGTCAGCCGTGGTTCCCCCCTGACCTGCTCTGTCCATTGTGACGTGAGCCCGGAGCCCGTCGTTCTGCCCCGGGCCCCGGGTGAATCCTCTGGAGTTGCCGCGGTTGTCGTGGAAACTGGCACAGTGACCTTCCAAGTGCGTCCCGGAGAGCGCGAGGGGACGGTGGTGTGCTACGCGAATGAGACGGGAGAAAGCGGGGTAGAGGATTCCACATTGCATTTAGACACAG AAAATAATCAGGAAGACGCAAACACAACCCCCCTGgcgctgtttttgtgtgtgtcactgGCATCGGGTTTTTGCACGTTGGCTATTTTTCTcggttttgtgtttctgtgtagaCGAAGACTAATCGCAG CGTTTCCTACAGCCGATGAGCCGTCTGGTGATGTGCTTTGCCCTAAGCGCACCAGAGACACGACACCAGAG atgggtGAAGCGGCAATTATTTATTCTGTCTTGGAAATAAAACAGCCCGAAAAAGACCGTGTGCTCGTACGAGAAGATGGATGCGTTTACAGTACGATACAGCACCAGTGA
- the med18 gene encoding mediator of RNA polymerase II transcription subunit 18 isoform X2 has protein sequence MLSGVCTPGGRGRLLERAHRDILKNHMMMWSLLTCTMTFASLATLILTAQTGALSHFNEKRLEARLGDEVIIPCTDHEVNLLDAYRWFYRKNSQASKRDMIFQNNKAGLNHISSHLWKEKKTLRNFSLVIMNFKEEDQGIYTCEICPGTGQVCTKGLDTSLLLIKAVPKRVYAAEGGNFTHPCYGGAGGSGPSASWTFRRFGEPSPAPWSHQRGGLQPNGSIFIRDVQASDAGTYSCVRGRNSDLTQTLLSLSLCVLTAGPVGSSVSRGSPLTCSVHCDVSPEPVVLPRAPGESSGVAAVVVETGTVTFQVRPGEREGTVVCYANETGESGVEDSTLHLDTENNQEDANTTPLALFLCVSLASGFCTLAIFLGFVFLCRRRLIAAFPTADEPSGDVLCPKRTRDTTPEMGEAAIIYSVLEIKQPEKDRVLVREDGCVYSTIQHQ, from the exons ATGCTCTCGGGGGTTTGCACCCCAGGTGGTCGTGGACGTCTGCTCGAAAGGGCACACCGAGACATTCTGAAAAACCACAtg ATGATGTGGAGTTTGTTAACATGCACCATGACGTTCGCCAGCCTCGCTACCCTGATTCTGACCGCTCAGACCGGGGCTCTGTCGCACTTTAATG AAAAACGCCTGGAAGCCCGACTTGGGGATGAAGTCATAATTCCATGCACGGACCATGAAGTCAATCTCCTAGATGCTTACCGGTGGTTCTACAGGAAAAACAGCCAAGCAAGCAAGCGTGATATGATATTTCAGAATAACAAAGCTGGACTGAATCATATAAGCAGTCATTtatggaaagaaaagaaaactctTCGTAACTTTTCACTGGTCATCATGAATTTCAAAGAAGAGGACCAAGGAATCTACACCTGTGAGATCTGCCCAGGTACTGGTCAAGTGTGCACCAAAGGATTAGACACTTCCCTGCTTCTGATAAAAG CCGTCCCAAAGAGGGTGTACGCGGCTGAGGGGGGTAATTTTACCCACCCTTGCTACGGCGGGGCAGGGGGCTCGGGCCCATCGGCTTCATGGACGTTTCGGCGGTTTGGAGAGCCATCCCCCGCCCCATGGTCCCATCAGAGAGGGGGGCTACAGCCCAATGGTTCCATCTTCATACGGGATGTCCAGGCATCAGATGCTGGGACCTACAGTTGCGTGAGAGGGAGGAACTCTGACCTGACACAGACACTGCTGTcactcagtctgtgtgtgctcacag CCGGGCCTGTCGGCTCAAGCGTCAGCCGTGGTTCCCCCCTGACCTGCTCTGTCCATTGTGACGTGAGCCCGGAGCCCGTCGTTCTGCCCCGGGCCCCGGGTGAATCCTCTGGAGTTGCCGCGGTTGTCGTGGAAACTGGCACAGTGACCTTCCAAGTGCGTCCCGGAGAGCGCGAGGGGACGGTGGTGTGCTACGCGAATGAGACGGGAGAAAGCGGGGTAGAGGATTCCACATTGCATTTAGACACAG AAAATAATCAGGAAGACGCAAACACAACCCCCCTGgcgctgtttttgtgtgtgtcactgGCATCGGGTTTTTGCACGTTGGCTATTTTTCTcggttttgtgtttctgtgtagaCGAAGACTAATCGCAG CGTTTCCTACAGCCGATGAGCCGTCTGGTGATGTGCTTTGCCCTAAGCGCACCAGAGACACGACACCAGAG atgggtGAAGCGGCAATTATTTATTCTGTCTTGGAAATAAAACAGCCCGAAAAAGACCGTGTGCTCGTACGAGAAGATGGATGCGTTTACAGTACGATACAGCACCAGTGA
- the med18 gene encoding mediator of RNA polymerase II transcription subunit 18 isoform X4 — protein sequence MMWSLLTCTMTFASLATLILTAQTGALSHFNEKRLEARLGDEVIIPCTDHEVNLLDAYRWFYRKNSQASKRDMIFQNNKAGLNHISSHLWKEKKTLRNFSLVIMNFKEEDQGIYTCEICPGTGQVCTKGLDTSLLLIKESPPAVPKRVYAAEGGNFTHPCYGGAGGSGPSASWTFRRFGEPSPAPWSHQRGGLQPNGSIFIRDVQASDAGTYSCVRGRNSDLTQTLLSLSLCVLTAGPVGSSVSRGSPLTCSVHCDVSPEPVVLPRAPGESSGVAAVVVETGTVTFQVRPGEREGTVVCYANETGESGVEDSTLHLDTENNQEDANTTPLALFLCVSLASGFCTLAIFLGFVFLCRRRLIAAFPTADEPSGDVLCPKRTRDTTPEMGEAAIIYSVLEIKQPEKDRVLVREDGCVYSTIQHQ from the exons ATGATGTGGAGTTTGTTAACATGCACCATGACGTTCGCCAGCCTCGCTACCCTGATTCTGACCGCTCAGACCGGGGCTCTGTCGCACTTTAATG AAAAACGCCTGGAAGCCCGACTTGGGGATGAAGTCATAATTCCATGCACGGACCATGAAGTCAATCTCCTAGATGCTTACCGGTGGTTCTACAGGAAAAACAGCCAAGCAAGCAAGCGTGATATGATATTTCAGAATAACAAAGCTGGACTGAATCATATAAGCAGTCATTtatggaaagaaaagaaaactctTCGTAACTTTTCACTGGTCATCATGAATTTCAAAGAAGAGGACCAAGGAATCTACACCTGTGAGATCTGCCCAGGTACTGGTCAAGTGTGCACCAAAGGATTAGACACTTCCCTGCTTCTGATAAAAG aaTCACCTCCAGCCGTCCCAAAGAGGGTGTACGCGGCTGAGGGGGGTAATTTTACCCACCCTTGCTACGGCGGGGCAGGGGGCTCGGGCCCATCGGCTTCATGGACGTTTCGGCGGTTTGGAGAGCCATCCCCCGCCCCATGGTCCCATCAGAGAGGGGGGCTACAGCCCAATGGTTCCATCTTCATACGGGATGTCCAGGCATCAGATGCTGGGACCTACAGTTGCGTGAGAGGGAGGAACTCTGACCTGACACAGACACTGCTGTcactcagtctgtgtgtgctcacag CCGGGCCTGTCGGCTCAAGCGTCAGCCGTGGTTCCCCCCTGACCTGCTCTGTCCATTGTGACGTGAGCCCGGAGCCCGTCGTTCTGCCCCGGGCCCCGGGTGAATCCTCTGGAGTTGCCGCGGTTGTCGTGGAAACTGGCACAGTGACCTTCCAAGTGCGTCCCGGAGAGCGCGAGGGGACGGTGGTGTGCTACGCGAATGAGACGGGAGAAAGCGGGGTAGAGGATTCCACATTGCATTTAGACACAG AAAATAATCAGGAAGACGCAAACACAACCCCCCTGgcgctgtttttgtgtgtgtcactgGCATCGGGTTTTTGCACGTTGGCTATTTTTCTcggttttgtgtttctgtgtagaCGAAGACTAATCGCAG CGTTTCCTACAGCCGATGAGCCGTCTGGTGATGTGCTTTGCCCTAAGCGCACCAGAGACACGACACCAGAG atgggtGAAGCGGCAATTATTTATTCTGTCTTGGAAATAAAACAGCCCGAAAAAGACCGTGTGCTCGTACGAGAAGATGGATGCGTTTACAGTACGATACAGCACCAGTGA